CAGTGCTAAGTATAAAGCACTTAGCAAAAGCCATAGTAATGAGCGCACAGTGTATTCTTCTATTTATAAATCTGTAGCCTGAGGGTTTATCCCCTCTTATTTAATTTTTATCTTTATAGTACTCTTTCGCATCAACTAAATGCTTGTCTAACAAGGCTAATTTATCTCTGTTGTTCGAAAGTTCACCAGCCATTATAGCGCGTTTATTTAAATGTGAAAGTCCTTGTTCGGTCAGTAAAATATTCGGTTTAATACCCACTCCATCTATTGAACGACCGGACGGCGTAAAGTATTTTGCTGTCGTGAGTTTCAGTGCTGTTGTGCCATCGCCGATGGGGATAAGAGATTGTACAGAGCCTTTACCGTAAGATTTGCTGCCAACAACGATAGCACGTTGGTTGTCTTGCAAAGCGCCAGCTAAGATTTCAGCCGCAGAAGCTGACTGCTCGTTGATTAAAACCACAATCGGCGCACCATTTAAAATATCACCATGTTGTGCGACAAATTGTTGGTTTGCATCATAAAAGCGTCCTTTAGTGGTAACTATAGTACCAGCTTGTAAAAATAAATCTGAAATGGCGACCGCACTGCTTAATGTGCCGCCAGGATTATCACGCAAATCAATAACCAATCCTGAAAGCGGACCCCCATTATTTGAAATCAATTTATTTATATGACGCGCTACGTCATGGTAACTATGATTATTAAAGCTCTGCAGAGAAATGTAGGCATTTTGATTAGTCAACAGTTGGCTAAACACACTTTCGACGTTAATTTCTTCCCGTCTCAGTGCTAGAGTCAACTCACTCTTCGCACGCTCTACGGTGATATAGATAGTTTTTAGCGCCGCTTTTTTTAGTAGCTTTGAAATGTGTGCGATGTCTCTTTTTGTGACATCTTCAGAGTTTATCGCTACCAATTTATCGCCACCTTCAATGCCAGCTTGTTCTGCGGGTGAACCTGGGAGTGTCCCTAAAATTACAATGCGATTATCAATCTCTTCTACTTCAATACCAATACCGGTGTAACGGCCATTAGCGGCACTAAATAAGCTGTCGAGTTCACTGGCAGTTAAATATTTAGAATAAGGATCAAGTTGCTCAAATACATCGGTTAAGTTGCTTTTGTGATACTGACTAAGCGGTAAATCATCTACATAATAAGTATGAATATGGTAGAGAATTTCGTTGGCTTGTTGCTGAGTGAATGATGTAGTAGATGCAATCGATGCAAAGCTGATATAAAGACTCAGCATTGCAATAATGCATAAAAAAATTAGTTTAGATTTTAGGCAATCTAACGGTTTTGAATTAATTAAAAATGAATTCATATGCTGCTCCTAGTCAGGTGCAGCAAGGTTATTCTCTTAACTTATTTGCACCACTTTACTGGATCGACAGCGCTTCCTTTATGCCGTAGTTCAAAGTATAGACCAGGATTAGCTTGTCCGCCGCTCTGACCTACTAATGCAATACTTTCCCCACTACGAACTTGATCACCGACATCTTTTAAAAGCGTTTGTGCATGGCCATATAAACTCATATAACCAAGGCCATGATCAATAACAATGACCCAGCCAAAACCATTGAGCCAATCGGCAAAAACGACTTGGCCTTGTTGAACGGCTTTAACGTTATCACCTGTTTTTGCAGCAATGACGACACCTTTCCAATTCATACCTGC
The Pseudoalteromonas phenolica genome window above contains:
- a CDS encoding S41 family peptidase, whose amino-acid sequence is MLSLYISFASIASTTSFTQQQANEILYHIHTYYVDDLPLSQYHKSNLTDVFEQLDPYSKYLTASELDSLFSAANGRYTGIGIEVEEIDNRIVILGTLPGSPAEQAGIEGGDKLVAINSEDVTKRDIAHISKLLKKAALKTIYITVERAKSELTLALRREEINVESVFSQLLTNQNAYISLQSFNNHSYHDVARHINKLISNNGGPLSGLVIDLRDNPGGTLSSAVAISDLFLQAGTIVTTKGRFYDANQQFVAQHGDILNGAPIVVLINEQSASAAEILAGALQDNQRAIVVGSKSYGKGSVQSLIPIGDGTTALKLTTAKYFTPSGRSIDGVGIKPNILLTEQGLSHLNKRAIMAGELSNNRDKLALLDKHLVDAKEYYKDKN